One Dictyostelium discoideum AX4 chromosome 3 chromosome, whole genome shotgun sequence genomic region harbors:
- a CDS encoding FKBP-type peptidylprolyl cis-trans isomerase domain-containing protein, giving the protein MIGIVSKLIRQGTGKQALKGNLVTVHYTGKLDNNEGKKFDSSRDRSTPFSFVLGNSQVIKGWDEGVLNKKEGDLIELTIPPEFGYGNRAIGPIPAGSTLFFEVELLKVDQK; this is encoded by the exons atgattggtatagtttcaaaattaataagaCAAGGCACGGGTAAACAAGCATTAAAAGGTAACCTTGTTACAGTTCACTATACTGGTAAACTCGACAATAATGAAGGTAAAAAGTTTGATTCATCAAGAGATAGATCCACACCATTCTCTTTTGTTTTAGGTAATAGTCAAGTCATCAAAGGATGGGATGAGGgtgtattaaataaaaaagaag GTGACCTCATTGAACTTACCATCCCACCAGAGTTTGGATACGGAAATCGTGCTATTGGCCCAATTCCTGCAGGAAGTACACTTTTCTTTGAAGTTGAGCTCTTAAAAGTtgaccaaaaataa
- a CDS encoding WD40 repeat-containing protein — translation MIIVKPYWVDHHGTPIFSIDVHPDGKRLATCGGDSNIKIWNIEPISDEIMEDDADDTSNKRTTTPTPKLLYSINYAHSKSINSIKWSKDGRYLASVSDDRECIVWTLSPFQSANTPEIWTSIVCLKGHSADITDVIWSADNQFLATCSLDKTILIWETTKFGIIKKLEKQEKFINGITWDPMGKYLVSQSDGLICIWNTINWNCEKVIKDVVGGLDLKSFFLRSSWTPDSKYFISTQGFNKNNHSAILIGRDNFINNHYGNHNDNGNDDGNDDGNDDGNDGNDDGNDDTFELVGHTDVVSVSKCSPIIFKDNSNNYFSLILLGSVDSTFSLWLSPPTTTTTTTTDTNTNNSIKRSPPQLIMVCKEVFKNTIQDVSWCPDGLSFFVCSIDGTIAYISLKLHEISDGSLQPISHREKQQFFKKSYNFNLPNEIELFIHKRNQIPTKPITRTTQEVLSTQKQSTTLTGKKRITPVTTTY, via the exons ATGATAATTGTAAAACCTTATTGGGTCGATCATCATG GAACaccaatattttcaattgatgtgCACCCTGATGGTAAAAGATTAGCTACATGTGGAGGAgattcaaatataaaaatatggAATATTGAACCAATATCCGATGAGATTATGGAAGATGATGCTGATGATACAAGCAacaaaagaacaacaacaccaacaccaaaattattatattcaattaattatgcacattcaaaatcaattaacaGTATCAAATGGTCAAAAGATGGTAGATATTTAGCATCAGTTTCAGATGATAGAGAATGTATAGTTTGGACACTTTCACCATTTCAATCAGCAAATACACCAGAGATTTGGACGAGTATAGTTTGCCTTAAAGGTCATAGTGCTGATATCACCGATGTTATTTGGTCAGCagataatcaatttttagCTACTTGTAGTTTAgataaaacaattttaatttgggAAACTACTAAATTTG gaattataaaaaagttagaaaaacaagaaaagTTTATAAATGGAATTACATGGGATCCAATGGGTAAATACTTGGTTTCACAATCAGATGGTTTGATATGTATTTGGAATACTATCAATTGGAATTGTGAAAAAGTAATTAAAgatgttgttggtggtttagatttaaaatctttctttttaagATCAAGTTGGACACCAGattctaaatattttatatcaaCTCAaggttttaataaaaataatcattcaGCTATATTAATAGGTAGagataattttataaataatcattATGGTAATCATAATGACaatggtaatgatgatggtaatgatgatggtaatgatgatggtaatgatggtaatgatgatggtaatgatgaCACCTTTGAATTGGTAGGCCATACGGATGTAGTTTCAGTTTCAAAATGTTCtccaattatatttaaagataattcaaataattatttttcattaattttattaggAAGTGTTGATTCAACATTCTCATTATGGTTATCACCacctactactactactactactactaccgataccaataccaataatagtattaagaGATCGCCACCTCAACTTATAATGGTTTGTAAagaagtttttaaaaatacaatacaAGATGTTTCATGGTGTCCTGAtggtttatcattttttgtttgttcAATTGATGGAACTATTGCCTATATATCATTGAAACTACATGAAATTAGTGATGGATCACTTCAACCTATCAGTCATAgagaaaaacaacaattctttaaaaaatcttataattttaatttaccaaatGAAATAGAACTATTTATTcataaaagaaatcaaatacCAACTAAACCAATCACTAGAACTACCCAAGAAGTACTATCTACTCAAAAACAGTCAACAACTTTAACTGGAAAGAAAAGAATAACACCAGTTACAACtacatattaa
- the parG gene encoding poly glycohydrolase (Similar to ADP-ribose), which translates to MSSPDKGKITNYFTKVKSPSDISSNENNNNKNNNSNNNNNNNNSNKRKQIERTDTIVNNTQLDYISKEIESNKNNKPKIVQNDEIEQTQLIDDNLPNQNEVKRSKSSNTTTTTTTTSTSNINNNSNSNSNIDNKMEDIDDFLLEEQQSNTIFLIPLEGEKYVDVWNSDYVKLPCSKNNVYKATVKTTSRQSSGLTQTTLDGGYAIEDEIKTVTEVRYLSKWYLINTILSNPIKNSEAFEEAVKSYNQRSNWDFQGLHDFFETEFTESETNEFFSQTLPKIIKLALQLPFLCARPIPLLKSSVDREIILSQKQVSSLLANAFLCTFPRQGNITSNNNNNNNNHYRRGGNQDKFPSINFHSLFSGKMIPSRAAKLKCIFHYFKCVTEKTPTGTISFHRQVFDESEIPDWERSTATLRDLTCFTEGTIEDNGIGMLQADFANKSLGGGVLGYGCVQEEIRFVINPELLVSCLFTSILQENETVIITGSQRFSKYTGYGDSFQWNGPYIDKTPYDQMGRRLTSIVAMDAIKLPHGGNSFQQFSPSAVERELNKSLCGFFDRVSLTIPPPVATGNWGCGVFGGDKHLKSIIQLMSGSQAGRDLVYFSFGDQEFTDELTQMISFLHLKKVTVGGLYKALWEYYKLISHTKSNFKLFSYLDAHFS; encoded by the coding sequence atgtctTCGCCAGACAAAGGTAAAATTACAAACTATTTTACAAAAGTGAAATCACCAAGCGACATCAGCAGCAacgaaaataataataataaaaataataatagcaataataataataataacaacaatagtaataaaagaaaacaaattgaaagaACAGAtacaattgtaaataatactCAATTGGATTATATATCGAAAGAGATTGAATcaaataagaataataaaccaaaaatagttcaaaatgatgaaattgaacaaactcaattgattgatgataatttacCAAATCAAAATGAAGTAAAGAGATCAAAAAGTAGTAATACGACAACgacgacaacaacaacttcaacatcaaatataaataataattcaaattcaaattcaaatatagataataaaatggaagatattgatgattttttattagaaGAACAACAGAGTAAtactatatttttaataccatTAGAGGGTGAGAAATATGTTGATGTTTGGAATTCAGATTATGTAAAGTTACCATGTTCAAAGAATAATGTTTATAAAGCTACTGTTAAAACCACAAGTAGACAATCGAGTGGTTTAACACAAACTACACTCGATGGTGGTTATGCGATTGAAGATGAAATAAAAACAGTTACAGAGGTTAGATATTTAAGTAAATGGTATTTAATTAATACGATTTTATCAAATCCAATCAAAAACTCTGAAGCATTTGAAGAGGCAGTTAAATCATACAATCAAAGAAGTAATTGGGATTTCCAAGGATTACATGATTTCTTTGAAACTGAATTTACAGAGAGTGAAACCAATGAATTTTTTAGCCAAACATTACCAAAGATTATAAAACTTGCATTACAATTACCATTTTTATGTGCACGTccaataccattattaaagaGTTCAGTGGATCGTGAAATCATTTTATCACAAAAACAAGTTTCATCCTTATTGGCTAATGCTTTCCTTTGTACTTTTCCACGTCAAGGTAATAtaacttcaaataataataacaataataataatcattatcGTAGAGGTGGAAATCAAGATAAATTCCCATCAATTAATTTccattcattattttctggTAAAATGATTCCAAGTAGAGCAGCGAAATTAAAATGtatatttcattattttaaatgtGTAACCGAAAAAACACCAACTGGTACAATATCATTTCATAGACAAGTTTTCGATGAGAGTGAAATACCCGATTGGGAGAGATCAACTGCAACATTAAGAGATTTAACTTGTTTTACAGAGGGCACAATCGAGGATAATGGCATTGGTATGTTACAAGCTGATTTCGCAAATAAATCATTGGGTGGTGGTGTTTTAGGTTATGGTTGTGTTCAAGAGGAGATTAGATTCGTCATTAATCCAGAGTTGTTAGTATCTTGTTTATTCACATCAATCCTACAAGAGAATGAAACTGTTATCATCACTGGAAGTCAACGTTTTAGTAAATACACAGGTTATGGTGATAGTTTCCAATGGAATGGTCCATACATTGACAAAACACCATATGATCAAATGGGTAGACGTTTAACAAGTATCGTAGCTATGGATGCCATAAAGTTACCACATGGTGGTAATAGTTTTCAACAATTTTCACCTTCTGCTGTGGAAAgggaattaaataaatcattatgtGGTTTCTTTGATAGAGTCTCCCTAACCATTCCACCACCTGTTGCAACTGGTAATTGGGGTTGTGGTGTTTTTGGTGGTGATAAACATTTGAAATCAATCATTCAATTAATGTCTGGTTCTCAAGCTGGTCGTGATTTAGTTTACTTTTCATTTGGTGATCAAGAATTTACTGATGAATTAACTCAAATGATTAGttttcttcatttaaaaaaagttactGTTGGTGGCCTCTATAAAGCACTTTGggaatattataaattaatttcacatACAAAATCaaactttaaattattttcttatttaGATGCTCATTtttcataa
- the nol9 gene encoding NUC156 family protein yields MEINKNDNNNNINNNNINNNNNNNNNNNNNNNNNNNNNNNNNNNNNNNNNQNNNQKNNYRNYKPIKTGTLIQHQILQQTLSNFQTKNKVFQLGSDKLILIFKENETIYFHGTIQARSIIGSVEVYGYTITPQSTTYYPIYSPFCSPTLSITSNNSNNKLYTLKEIIENQLIKIPELVKNKLKENEKQIEIDEPTLAISSIIVLKILDDHCENPKMFTKKKIEIIDSFKLLKGFYPLYQPDFNTQLLTIPNEWLNLINTQFLYNDHCNNNGLSILTCGERNVGKSTFNRILINKLLKKYTHIIFIETDTGQTEFTPSGIMSIDIINSPLLGPPFTHCKNNPLKSYFFGDTSPKNNPEYFLNLSFQLIDCCNLIKQQYPNIPIILNTNGWLKSLGLHLTQEIIKYFKPTSIVQLINNNNNNNNNNNNNNNNNNNNNNNNNNLNDNLNNFINRFDSTVTFSQDCINQLFEDCDDDNDDNKNLKTTIITKLYSINSINNFSQSIYKPIFNLGSSEIRNLMFKSYFKLESKGSLSHQSPYQVSWKELKVKILTNNVPPSQTMYALNASLVGICIDEDPEKNYKYISYKVGNNLPTIINQSPLISQCIGLGLIRSIDMVNGYYYIITPIDPSLLEISNTILKGSIEIPQTLTISVSSKGKILVPYLQLDVLSSYGTGSDVMNRPSFFDD; encoded by the exons atggaaattaataaaaatgataataataataatataaacaataataatataaataataataataataataataataataataataataataataataataataataataataataataataataataataataataataataataataatcaaaataataatcaaaaaaataattataggaattataaaccaattaaaacagGTACATTAATACAACATCAAATATTACAACAAACATTAAGTAATTTTCAAACAAAGAATAAAGTATTTCAATTGGGAAGcgataaattaatattaattttcaaagaaaatgaaaCCATTTATTTCCATGGTACTATTCAAGCACGTTCAATAATTGGATCGGTAGAAGTTTATGGATATACAATTACACCACAATCTACTACATACTATCCAATTTATTCACCATTTTGTTCACCAACTTTATCAATTacaagtaataatagtaataataaattatacacattaaaagaaataatagaaaatcaattaattaaaataccagaattagttaaaaataaattaaaagagaatgaaaaacaaattgaaattgatgaaccAACATTAgcaatttcatcaattataGTATTAAAGATTTTAGATGATCATTGTGAAAATCCTAAAATGTTtacaaagaaaaagattgaaatcattgattcatttaaacttttaaaagGTTTTTATCCATTATATCAACCAGATTTTAATACTCAATTATTAACAATACCAAATGAAtggttaaatttaataaatactcAATTCTTATATAATGAtcattgtaataataatggtttatcaattttaacttGTGGTGAAAGAAATGTTGGTAAAAGTACATTTAATAGAATTTTAATTAacaaacttttaaaaaa gtatacacatataatttttattgaaaCTGATACAGGTCAAACTGAATTTACACCAAGTGGTATAATGTCAATTGATATTATAAATTCGCCATTATTAGGACCACCATTTACtcattgtaaaaataatccATTAAAATCTTATTTCTTTGGTGATACATCACCAAAGAATAATCcagaatattttttaaatttatcatttcaattaattgattgttgtaatttaataaaacaacaatatcCAAATAtaccaataattttaaatacaaaCGGTTGGTTAAAAAGTTTAGGTCTTCATTTAACTcaagaaattataaaatattttaaaccaACATCAATAGtccaattaattaataataataataataataataataataataataataataataataataataataataacaataataataataataatttaaatgataatttaaataattttattaatagattTGATAGTACTGTTACATTTTCTCAAGATTgtattaatcaattatttgaagattgtgatgatgataatgatgataataaaaatttaaaaacaacaataattacaaaattatattcaattaatagtattaataattttagtcAATCAATATataaaccaatttttaatttgggaTCATCAGAAATTAGAAATTTAATGTTTAAaagttattttaaattagaGAGTAAAGGATCATTATCACATCAATCACCCTATCAAGTATCATggaaagaattaaaagttaaaattttaaccaATAATGTACCACCAAGTCAAACTATGTATGCATTGAATGCAAGTTTAGTTGGAATTTGTATCGATGAAGATCCTGAAaagaattataaatatatatcatATAAagttggtaataatttaccaacgATCATTAATCAATCACCTTTAATTTCACAATGTATTGGTTTGGGTTTAATTCGTTCAATCGATATGGTAAATGGTTATTACTATATAATCACTCCAATCGATCCTTCATTACTTGAAATCTcaaatacaattttaaaaggtTCAATTGAAATCCCTCAAACTCTTACTATCTCTGTATCTTCAAAAGGTAAAATATTGGTACCATACCTTCAATTAGATGTCCTCTCTTCTTATGGAACTGGTTCAGATGTAATGAATAGACCTTCTTTCTTTgatgattaa
- the shmt1 gene encoding serine hydroxymethyltransferase, with the protein MGSVSGNTPLKEVDNEIFELMNREKDRQFKGLELIASENFTSRAVMEALGSHFTNKYAEGYPGSRYYGGTEVVDELETLCQKRALKAFRLDESKWGVNVQPYSGSPANFAVYTALLRPHDRIMGLDLPSGGHLTHGYQTDKKKISASSIFFESMPYQIGADGLIDYQRLEENALLFKPKLIISGASAYPREWDYKRMRAIADKVGAYLMCDMAHYSGLVAAQLLDSPFDYCDVVTSTTHKTLRGPRSGIIFFRRGKRVDGNGKEIEEYDIESKINFAVFPSLQGGPHENVIAGVAVALKEADSQEFKEYALQVKKNAAAIGNALMNKGYKLVTNGTDNHLILWDLRPKELTGNKFEKAADIANITVNKNAVHGDTNAISPGGIRIGSSALTSRGLKEADFEKIADFLDRIVSISLEIQGRVGKKLVDFVVEINKSKELLDLRKEVEEFSSKFTLPGI; encoded by the exons ATGGGTTCAGTATCAGGTAATACACCATTAAAAGAAGTTGATAATGAAATCTTTGAATTAATGAATAGAGAAAAAGATAGACAATTTAAAGGTTTAGAATTAATTGCCTCTGAA aattttACATCAAGAGCAGTTATGGAAGCATTAGGATCacattttacaaataaatatgcAGAAGGTTATCCAGGTTCAAGATATTATGGTGGTACAGAAGTTGTTGATGAATTAGAAACTCTTTGTCAAAAGAGAGCATTAAAAGCATTCCGTTTGGATGAGAGTAAATGGGGTGTTAATGTTCAACCATACAGTGGTAGTCCAGCCAATTTCGCAGTTTACACAGCATTATTAAGACCACACGATCGTATAATGGGTTTAGATTTACCATCAGGTGGTCATTTAACTCATGGTTATCAAACCGATAAGAAGAAGATTTCAGCATCATCAATCTTTTTCGAATCAATGCCATATCAAATTGGTGCTGATGGTTTAATCGATTATCAACGTTTAGAAGAGAATGCATTATTGTTCAAACCAAAATTAATCATTTCAGGTGCATCTGCTTATCCAAGAGAATGGGATTACAAGAGAATGAGAGCAATCGCCGATAAAGTTGGTGCTTATTTAATGTGTGATATGGCTCATTACAGTGGTTTAGTAGCTGCTCAATTATTGGATTCACCATTCGATTATTGTGATGTTGTCACCAGTACCACTCATAAAACCTTAAGAGGACCACGTTCAGGAATCATCTTCTTTAGAAGAGGTAAAAGAGTcgatggtaatggtaaagaaattgaagagTACGACATTGAATCAAAGATCAATTTCGCAGTTTTCCCATCACTCCAAGGTGGTCCACATGAAAATGTTATTGCTGGTGTTGCTGTTGCTCTCAAAGAAGCCGACTCTCAAGAATTCAAAGAGTATGCCCTTCAAGTTAAAAAGAATGCCGCTGCCATTGGTAATGCTCTCATGAACAAAGGTTATAAATTGGTTACAAATGGTACTGacaatcatttaattctttgGGATTTAAGACCAAAGGAACTCACtggtaataaatttgaaaaagctGCCGATATCGCTAATATCACCGTCAATAAAAATGCCGTCCATGGTGATACCAATGCAATTTCACCAGGTGGTATTCGTATTGGTTCATCTGCTCTCACAAGTAGAGGTTTAAAGGAAGCCGATTTTGAAAAGATTGCTGATTTCCTTGATAGAATCGTTTCAATCTCTCTTGAAATTCAAGGTCGTGTCGGTAAGAAAttggttgattttgttgttgaaattaataaatcaaaagaattattagatttaCGTAAAGAAGTTGAAGAATTCTCTTCAAAATTCACTTTACCAggtatttaa